A genomic stretch from Setaria italica strain Yugu1 chromosome VII, Setaria_italica_v2.0, whole genome shotgun sequence includes:
- the LOC101779798 gene encoding protein DETOXIFICATION 16: MMPSMDEPLLGDGVQKTGGVGENLVQPEVRKQLYLAGPLIAAWILQNIVQMISVMFVGHLGELALSSASIATSFAGVTGFSLLSGMASSLDTLCGQAFGAKQYYLLGIYKQRAILVLTLVSLVFAVIWSYTGQILLLFGQDPEIAAGAGSYIRWMIPALFVYGPLQCHVRFLQTQNIVLPVMLSSGVTALNHLLVCWLLVYKIGMGNKGAALANAISYLINVSILSIYVRLAPACENTRRGFSKEAFHGIPTFLRLAVPSALMVCLEWWSFELLVLLSGLLPNPKLETSVLSISLNTGSLAFMIPFGLSAAISTRVSNELGAGRPQAARLATRVVMVLAIVVGILIGLVMILVRNLWGYAYSNEEEVVKYISKMMPILAVSFLFDCVQCVLSGVARGCGWQKIGACVNLGAYYLVGIPAAFCFAFLFHLGGMGLWLGIICALVVQMLLLLTITLCSNWEKEALKATDRIFSSSLPVDMTT; encoded by the exons ATGATGCCAAGCATGGATGAACCCCTTCTTGGCGATGGTGTTCAGAAGACTGGAGGGGTGGGAGAGAACCTGGTGCAGCCTGAGGTCAGAAAGCAGCTATACCTTGCTGGGCCACTCATCGCCGCATGGATCCTGCAGAACATCGTCCAGATGATTTCTGTCATGTTTGTTGGTCACCTTGGTGAGCTTGCCCTCTCCAGTGCCTCCATTGCCACCTCTTTTGCAGGCGTTACTGGCTTCAGCTTATTG TCTGGCATGGCAAGCAGCTTGGACACACTATGTGGGCAAGCCTTCGGGGCAAAGCAGTACTATCTTCTCGGCATCTACAAGCAGAGGGCCATCCTTGTGCTCACTCTGGTGAGCCTTGTGTTTGCTGTTATCTGGTCGTACACTGGCCAGATCCTTCTACTATTTGGTCAGGACCCAGAGATTGCAGCTGGGGCAGGAAGCTACATCCGGTGGATGATTCCAGCGCTGTTCGTGTATGGGCCACTGCAGTGTCATGTCCGGTTCCTGCAGACGCAGAACATAGTCCTACCGGTGATGCTGAGCTCTGGCGTCACGGCGCTGAACCATCTTCTAGTGTGCTGGCTCCTGGTGTACAAGATTGGTATGGGCAACAAGGGTGCtgccttggccaatgccatctCGTACCTGATTAACGTGTCAATCCTGTCAATTTACGTTAGGCTTGCACCAGCCTGTGAGAACACTAGGAGAGGGTTTTCAAAGGAGGCTTTTCACGGCATCCCCACGTTCTTGAGGCTTGCTGTTCCATCTGCACTGATGGTTTG CTTGGAGTGGTGGTCATTTGAGCTCCTGGTACTTCTTTCTGGACTTCTCCCAAATCCGAAGCTCGAGACATCGGTTTTGTCCATTTC TTTAAACACAGGCTCTTTAGCATTTATGATCCCTTTTGGGCTTAGTGCAGCCATAAG CACTCGTGTTTCAAATGAGCTTGGTGCTGGACGACCTCAAGCTGCCCGTCTGGCTACCCGTGTTGTCATGGTGCTGGCTATCGTGGTCGGCATATTGATTGGACTAGTTATGATTTTGGTTCGCAATTTATGGGGATATGCTTACAGTAACGAGGAGGAAGTGGTGAAATACATCTCCAAAATGATGCCGATCCTGGCTGTATCATTCTTGTTTGATTGCGTGCAGTGTGTTCTCTCAG GTGTTGCTAGGGGCTGTGGGTGGCAAAAGATTGGTGCTTGTGTAAATCTTGGTGCATATTACCTGGTCGGAATCCCAGCTGCCTTCTGTTTCGCGTTTCTTTTTCATCTAGGTGGAATG GGGCTTTGGCTGGGAATAATCTGCGCACTCGTCGTACAGATGCTATTGCTTCTCACAATTACTTTATGCAGCAACTGGGAAAAAGAA GCTTTGAAGGCAACGGACAGAATTTTCAGTTCATCCCTACCGGTAGACATGACGACATGA